The Haloferax volcanii DS2 DNA segment TGACCTCGTGGACGTAGAGACCCACCAGTACATCCGCGGCAACGACGCCGCCGACGACGTCCTCCAGTGCGCCGACGAACACGACGCCGACGAAATCGTCATCGGCATCCGAAAGCGCAATCCGACCTCGAAAATCGTCTTCGGGAGCACGGCACAGGACGTGCTATTACACTCGAACACCCCGATGGCGGTCGTCCCGCTCGAAACAGTCTGAGTGGCGCGCCCGAGACTGGCCGCGGCCGACTCAGTTCCCGCTTCGATACTCGACGAGTTCCATCTCGAACGCCGGCGTGTCGTCGCCTTCCTCCTCGTAGAACGCCACGTAGCCCGGCAGCGGGCTCTCCGGGGTGACGCAACTCTCCCAGAAGGCGCTCCCGTTCGTCCGGACCACGAACGCCGCACACTCTAAGCCGGCGTAGGTCGATAGCGCTTCGACTTCGAAGCTGACGGTCCCGTTGGGGCCCGAGGACTCCCAGCTGTCGCCGACGCTGAGGGTCTCGCCGTCGACGCCGTTGTAGTACGGCGAGTCGAATCCGAGGGTGGCGACCGACCCTGACGGCGTCCCGGCGAGTTCGCCGTACACCTCGTCCGGCGGCGCGGTCACGGTCTGTTCGGTCGTCCCGTTGGGCGTGACCAGTTTCGTCCGAACCGTCGCCTCGTCGTCGGTCGCGGAGACGACCTCCCACTCGTAGGTCGCGGTGCCGTCGATGCTCCGACTCTCGATATCGTAGCGGTAGTACTGCCCGGTCCGGTACCGCTGGTCCCACGTCCCGTTGAACGAAAACGAGGCCCGTTCGGCGTCGCCGTCGCCGCTCTGGTCGGCCGATTCGCCGTCGGTGGCTGTCGCGGTCGCGTCTGTCGCACCCGTCGATGCGTCGGTTGCGGTCGTGGCGTCGCCGCCGACGCCGCCCCCGCACCCGGCGAGGAGAACCATGAGTGCCGCGAGAAGCACTCGCGCTGCTGTGGGTTGCATACAGGACACGAGAGGCCACCCGGGGTCATAATAGACACGTCAGACGGCGCGACGCGGCGGCGCGGCCGAACGGGCAGGGACGACCCAGTCAGTTGTCGTCGTTGTCGTCGTCGGCTTCGAGCACCTTCTCGGCGAGCGTCGGCACGAACGTCCCGATGTCCGTGACCATCCCGATGGCCTGCGAGGAGCCGCGGTCGAGCAGTTGCGTGACGGTCGCGGGGTTGATGTCCACGCAGACGGTCTTCGCCGTCGACGGCAGGCAGTTGCCGACGGCGACAGAGTGCAGGAGCGTCGAGAGCATCAGCACCATGTCGGCGCGGTGGGCCTGCTCGCGGATGGCGTTCTGCGCCTCGATGGTGTCGGTGATGGTGTCCGGCAGCGGGCCGTCGTCCCGAATCGACCCCGCGAGGACGTACGGCACGTCGTGTTTCACGCACTCGTACATCACGCCCGATTCGATGAGTCCCTCCTCGACGGCCTCGGCGATGCCGCCGGCTCGGATGACCTCGCTGATGGTGTAGATGTGGTGTTTGTGGCCCTTCCGGGGGTGTTCCATCGTCTCCATGTCCATCCCGAGGGAGGTGCCGTACAACCCGCGTTCGATGTCGTGGGTGGCGAAGCCGTTGCCGGCCGAAATCATGTCCACGTAGCCCTCGCGGACGAGTTCGGCGAGGGCGTCGCCGCCGCCGGAGTGGATGAGCGCCGGCCCGGCGACGACGAGGACGTTCCCGCCGTCGGCTTTGGTTTCGCGGAGCGCCTCGGCAACCTCCTCGATGAGCGACTCCGAGGGGCGCTCCGAGGAGACGCCGCCCTGCATGAACCCGAAGGGACCGGAGGCGTCGCGGGGGCGCTCCGGCGGCTTGACGCGAATCCCCGCCTCGTCGGTGACGACGAGGTCGCCCTCCTCGATGCCGTTGAGGACCTTCGTGGAGGCCCGCGGGCCGTCGTCGGTCTCCTCGATGACTATCGCACAATCCATCTCGATGTCCTCGACCGGGAGCCACTCGCCTTGATACCGAACGTCGGTCGGGTGGTTCGTCGTCGAGTAAAAGCCCACGGGGACGACCCGGTCGGCCGGCGAGGCCTCGACGCGGGCGTCGACGGGGTCCGTGAGGTTCGCGCCGATTTGGTGGAGTTCGTGCAGTATCTCCTGGAGCGTCTCGCGGTCGTCCGCGGACACCGACATCCGGCAGTAGGAGGGCTCGTCTTTCTGCCGGCCGACGTCGAACTGTTCGACGTCGAAGTCGCCGCCGAGGTCCATCACGATGCCCATGGCCTGTTGCATCATCCCCGAGTCGATGATGTGGCCGTCGAGTTCGACCGTGCGCGTGAACGTCATCGACGGAGAGAGGGGAAAGGCGGCAAAGTGGGTTACGGACGCGCGGACGGGGCGACGCTGAGAAAAGCCGGAGTCGGTCGGCGTCCAGTTGCGTCCAGTTCGGGTCGGGCTCAGAGGAAGAAGCTCTTGAACGTGTTGGCGACGGTCCAGACGACCTGGTCGACGGGGTGGCCCCGCTCGCCGTTGACGCGGATGCGGTCGTCGGAGAGGGCGCTTCGCACCTCGGACATCGGCTCGGGCGACTCGGCGATGGTTTCGAGCGTCTCTCGGTCCGTCGTGATTCGGGTCGACGCCTCGCTGTCGGGGCCGGTCGACAGGTCCTCGATTCGCATATCGTCTCGCACCGACGCGGAGAACACCCGAGTCTCGCCCCCGTCTTCGACGTAGACGTTCACCGTTCGCCCCGCGATGAGACTCCGGGCGAACGAGACGTCTAACTCTTCGACGTTGTCGTTGTACAGCGCGACCCCCTCTTCGAGGAGCCGTTGTGTGTCGGCGTCGCTCGGCGTCTCCGACTCCTGTGCGACCACCGGCGCGGACGCGGCCACCGTGACGAGCGCGACGGCGAGGAACAACGAGACGAGACGGGTGGATGTGGACATTTCTGTGTGGTATAGGCCTGCCGAGGTCATAATGGTTCGCGCGAGCGTTCAACGGATTGACGGCTTCCGTCAGCGAACCGTTCGGAGGAACGACAGGAGATGGCCGAACGTCTGTTCGAACGCCCGGTCGTAGTGGTCGAAGTGACCCGCGGGGAGTTCGACGAGCGTTGCGTCCGGAAGTTCGTCCGCGAGGGCGGCGACCGCGTCGGCGGGCGCGAGGTCGTCGCGAGTTCCCGAAACGAGGAGCGTCGGGCAGGTGATCGCGTCCGGGTCGGGAAGCGCTCGGTAGCGAAGTAACGAGAGGAACAGCCGAGCGGGCGTCTCGTCGCGCCACGCGCTCCCCGGCGGCACGAGGTCGCGGTAGGCGGCGCGCACGCCGGGGTCCTCGAAGACGGCCATCGACGAGCCGTCGCCGACGACCGGGACGCGATACGGACCCAAAAGCCGCGACTGGAGTCTGTCTCGGACGCCGGCCGCGAGGGCGGCGAGCGCGCCTTTGACGCCGCGGCCCCGCGTGACGGCTTTCCCGTCGAGCATCGGATTCTGGGCGGCGACGGCGGCGACGCGACCGTCTTCGGCCGCCGCGCGGAGGGCGTAGCCGCCGGAGAGCCCCGCGCCCCAGAGGACGAGCGAGCGGGAGTCGATTTCGTCGCGCCCGCGGAGCCCCGAGAGCGCGGCGTGCCAGTCGACAATCTGCGAGTCGGGGTCGACGAGGTTCCGGGGCTCGCCGTCGGAGTCGCCGGTGTGTCGGTAGTCGAAGAGGAACGCCGCGTAGCCAGCCTCGGCCAGTCGCTCGGCGTAGGGTCGAAGCCCGAAGCGACGCTCCGCGGCGAGTTCGCCCGCCATGACGACTACCGGCGGCGACTCGACGCCGTCGGGTCGGTAGAGCCAGCCCGCGCAGTTCGACCCCTCGCTGTCGAACGTCAGCGCGACGCGCGAGTACTCGAAGTGCGAGGGCCGACGCGGGCCGCGCGCGGCGGGCGGCTCGCCGCGGTGTCGCCACGCGCTCACGCGTCGCCCTCCTCGTAGAGGCTGTCGAGGACGCGCTGGGACAACTCCTCGTCGTCGAGCGCGTAATCGTTGTACGCGCGAATCCAGTCGGCTTCGAGCGTCCACGTCGCCTGCACGTCGCCTTCGCTTCGGAGCACCGTCGCCTCGACGGTTCTCGGTTCGAACTCGTCGTCGCGGGCGTGTTCGAGGAAGGACGTGACCGCGCGGCCCACTTCGCCGTGATCGGGTTCGACGTCCGGGAACGCCGTGAGATACGTCAGCGAGACGGCGTCGTCGAGCGAGACCGATTCGACGCTGATGCCGTTGCCGCGGAGCGCCTCCTCGACGGCGGTCGCCGGTTCGAGGTCGTTCATACCACGCGATACGACTGCCGGCGGCTAAACGTTTGCCGCGAGACAGAACGACGCGCGGGTCCGACCGACGGCGTCGCGTCGGGTCGACGGGACGAACCGGGTCAGTCCGCGCTCGCGTCGGCCCGGCGAAGCGCGTCGTGGAGCGAAAACAGCGGCTCGATGTCGCCGGCGGCGTAGTCGACGAGGAGTCGAGTGAGTTCGGCGTGCGTCCGCGTGTGGTCGAGTTCCGCGACGACGCCCTCGACGTACGCCTCGCCCAGCGCCTCGCCGACGTGCGCGCCCTTGACGTGGTCGGCCTCGACGCCGAGGCGGTCGAGGTAGCCCGCCGGGAGGTCGTAGTCGTCGTACCAGACGGTCGGCTGGTCGACGCCCGCCTCCTTGCACGCCTTCCACAGCGCCGGGATGTCGCGGTTCGGCCGGACCGCCTCCGGGTACGCCTCGGCGGCGAGCGTCCCGAGGTCGACGTGGTCCGCGAACAGCGCGTCGATTCGACGCGGCGCGTCCGCCCAGACGCCGGCGTCGGCGACGCGGTCAGCCCACGCGCGGAGGTGGTGTTCGTCGAAGTACTCGCCGTTGTAGGTGACGACGCCCTCGCCGCCCGCGCCGCGGGCCTCGCACCACTCGACGACCCGCCGGAGGAGGTCGGCGGTGTGGTCGAGCGACCAGTCGCCGTTGCGGAGGAGCACCTCGACGTCGACGGTAGCGTCGTCGCCGGCGCGGTGGCCGAGACCGACGGCGACCAACTCGAAGTCGTCGGTGTTTCGGAAGTCGCTCGGCTGACCGTTCGGGCTTGCCGTCTCGATGTCGACCGCGAGTCGCCCCTCGTGCATACCCCGCTGTTCCGCCGGCGGGAGTCAAAAGTGGCCGGATTATCCGGCGAGTCGGGCGATCCGAGACGAACGCGCCGCTATCCGGTCGAGCGCGGCAGAAATGAAGTGAACTGGAAGTGACGTTCGCCGCGGGTGTGCGGCGGCAGTCGAGCGCGTCGGGGCTCGGCTCGCTACTCGGAGCCGAACATGTTGCGCATCATCGGGTGCATCTCCATGAGCTGTTCCTCCGCGATCTCCTCGTACAGCTTGTACGTGATGGAGACTGTAAGGAGTAGCCCCGTCCCGGAGACTGCGCCGATGGTGCCGAGCATGTTCGCCATGACGGCGAGCAGGCCGACGAGCGCGCCACCGATGACGGTCACCTGCGGGATGTACCGCTCCATGACCCGCTCTATCACCTGCGGGTTACGGCGGAACCCGGGAATCTGCATCCCGGAGTTCTGAATCTGCTGCGCGGTCGATTTCGGACCCATTCCCGTCGTCTCGACCCAGAATATCGCGAACACCGCGCCACCGACGATCATGAAGATCAGGTCGATGAGCACGCGGATGGCGATATCGAGCGGGTCGGCCGACGTGAGTCCGAGGAACCACATCCAGTCGGACCGCGACTGGATGGGCGCGAGATAGTAGAGCAGGCCACCTGTGACCTGTCCGCTCGTGTACTGGCCGAGCCACGCTGGCATGCCGACCCACGAGGAGTTGAGGAAGCGCCCGAGGAACTGGATGTTCGCTTGCAGGGCGCGAACGAGGATCATCGGCAGGACGCTCGCATAGATGAGCTTCACCGGGAAGCGGCCGCGGGCACCCTTCACGCGGGCGTGCGAGAGGGGAATCTCGACGCGGACGCTCTCGGCGTAGACGACGATGCCGAAGATGAGCAACGTCGTGATGAGCGCGAGCAGCTGTCCCTGACCGAGGAAGACCGTCGACAGCAGGTCGGTCGGCGAGGCCGGTAGTTCGATGGCACCGGTGATGATGCCGATCCACGTCGCGAAGAAGCCCGACGTGCCGCCGAGGCCCTGCCAGCTGAACAGCCCGCCGACGAGCTGTTGGCTGACGCCGGCGATAATGAACAGGCCGACCCCGGAGCCGACGCCCCACTTGCTGACGATCTCGTCCATGAAGAGGATGAGGACGCCACCGACGGCGATCTGCGCGAAGATGAGTCCCTTCACGCCGACCGTGCCGATACCGAGCGATGTCGCTACGGCCTGGTCGGCCGGCAGGAAGTTGCCGGCGAACACCATCGGCAGGCCCGTCAGGCAGATCATGACCCCGACGAGCAGCTTCTGCAGTCCCTGATAGAGGACCTGATCGCGCGGGTTGTTGTCCGTGTCGAGCCCGAGCAGGTCAGCACCGCCGAGCAGTTGTAGAACGATGCTCGCGGTGACGATGGGACCGATGCCCAGTTGGAGCACCGAACCCTGCTGGCCGGCCAGGATGGACCGGAACTGACCGAACAGGTCGTTCGCGGTCGCGGCGTCGAGGCCGAACAGCGTCACGTTCGTCAGGAAGAAGTACAAGACGAGAATGCCGCCGGTCCACCCGAGCTTCCGGCGGAACGGAACGTGTCCCTCCGGTCGGGCGACTGCGGGCATCCGCGAAAGCACTGGTTCGGCGGCGTCCTTCCATCCCATGATTTATTCCTCGTCGTCTTCGTCGGCGTCGGCCGATTCCTCGGCTTCAGCCGCTTCTTCCGCGCGTTCGGAGAGTTCGGCGTCGCCGCCGGCCTCTTCGATGAGTTCGACGGCACCGGCCGTGAAGGCGTCGGCGACGACGTGCAGTTCGTTGCGAACCTGCCCGCCGCCGAGCACCTTCACGACGTCCGCTTCCCAGCCGTCCTCGGCCACGTCGCGGGCGTCGATGACGTAGGTGTCGCCGTCCTTCTCGGCGACTCCGTCGGCCGCGAGGAGCGCCGCGTCCTCGTCGAGCTTCTGGACCTTGACTTCAGCGACGTCGTCCTGCAGGACATCCGGTCGCTTGAAGCCGTGCTTGCCGAGCGGCTCGTAGTTGTGGAACTCGTGTTTGTCGCGTCCGGCGCGGCCGCGACCGCCGCGGTGACCGGCACCGCGTCGGTTCTTGTGCGTACCGCCGCTGTGCGTGCGGGAACCGCGTTGGCGTCGCTTCTTGGACGTCATCGCATGTCCTCCAGGAGTTCGTCGATCTGTTCGGTGCTGTGCTTACCGAGCTGGCCGCCTTCCTTGGTGACGTGCTTCTGTCCGCGGTGGCCGCCGCGCGGCGGGTGCAGACGGATCACGGGGGAGACGCCCTGCTCTCGCAGCGTCGTCTCCTCGTCGACGATGGCCTGCGCGAGCGCAGCCACGTCGTCGTAGTCGGTGTTCTCGGAGACCCACTCGTCGGTGATGTCGCCGTCGCCCTCCTCGGGCTCGGCGCGCGTGCTGATGAGGGTCTCGACGACGTCGACGCTCGGCTCGCCGTGCGCGACGAAGTCGTTGACCTTCGAAATCATCCCGCGGTAGGCGTCGGTCTCGGGCACGAACGTCGCGTGATTCACGCGGTGGATGTTGAGCATCGTGAGCGTGTCGCGGACGTCCTGTGCGATGTTGACCTCGCCGCGAAGCTGAACGATAGCCTGCATTATTCGCGCACCTCCTGACGGACTTCACGAGCGCGCCGCGGCGTGCGGGACTGCGACGCGTTCTTGAGCGCGTTGTAGGTCGCCTTCGCGAGGTTGACCGTGGTCCGGGTGTTCCCGTCGCTCTTGGTCCAGGCGTCCTGGACGCCGGCGAGTTCGAGGATGTTCCGGACGGTCTCTGCGGCCGCGAGGCCGAGACCCTGCGGGGCGGGGATGATACGGACCGTCACGGAGCCGGCCTTGCCCTCTGCCTTGCGCGAGAGGGAGTTGAGGCCGCCTGCGCGGTCTTCCCACGACCCCGAGCCGCGGTCTACCTTGATGATGTTCAGTTTCGCCACCTCGATGGCTTTCTGGATGGCACCGCCGACCTGGTCGTCGCGGGCCTCAGCGTAGCCGAGGTAGCCGTCACGGTTCCCGACTGCGACGACACACCGGAACTTCACCCGGCGGCCGGAGTCGGTCATGCGCTGGACCATGTTGATGTCGAGCACCTCGTCGTCCAGTCCGGGAAGGAGCTGGTCGACGAGCTGGGGTTCCT contains these protein-coding regions:
- the secY gene encoding preprotein translocase subunit SecY; its protein translation is MGWKDAAEPVLSRMPAVARPEGHVPFRRKLGWTGGILVLYFFLTNVTLFGLDAATANDLFGQFRSILAGQQGSVLQLGIGPIVTASIVLQLLGGADLLGLDTDNNPRDQVLYQGLQKLLVGVMICLTGLPMVFAGNFLPADQAVATSLGIGTVGVKGLIFAQIAVGGVLILFMDEIVSKWGVGSGVGLFIIAGVSQQLVGGLFSWQGLGGTSGFFATWIGIITGAIELPASPTDLLSTVFLGQGQLLALITTLLIFGIVVYAESVRVEIPLSHARVKGARGRFPVKLIYASVLPMILVRALQANIQFLGRFLNSSWVGMPAWLGQYTSGQVTGGLLYYLAPIQSRSDWMWFLGLTSADPLDIAIRVLIDLIFMIVGGAVFAIFWVETTGMGPKSTAQQIQNSGMQIPGFRRNPQVIERVMERYIPQVTVIGGALVGLLAVMANMLGTIGAVSGTGLLLTVSITYKLYEEIAEEQLMEMHPMMRNMFGSE
- a CDS encoding 3'-5' exonuclease family protein — protein: MHEGRLAVDIETASPNGQPSDFRNTDDFELVAVGLGHRAGDDATVDVEVLLRNGDWSLDHTADLLRRVVEWCEARGAGGEGVVTYNGEYFDEHHLRAWADRVADAGVWADAPRRIDALFADHVDLGTLAAEAYPEAVRPNRDIPALWKACKEAGVDQPTVWYDDYDLPAGYLDRLGVEADHVKGAHVGEALGEAYVEGVVAELDHTRTHAELTRLLVDYAAGDIEPLFSLHDALRRADASAD
- a CDS encoding 50S ribosomal protein L30: MQAIVQLRGEVNIAQDVRDTLTMLNIHRVNHATFVPETDAYRGMISKVNDFVAHGEPSVDVVETLISTRAEPEEGDGDITDEWVSENTDYDDVAALAQAIVDEETTLREQGVSPVIRLHPPRGGHRGQKHVTKEGGQLGKHSTEQIDELLEDMR
- a CDS encoding ornithine cyclodeaminase, nickel-pincer nucleotide-dependent, which codes for MTFTRTVELDGHIIDSGMMQQAMGIVMDLGGDFDVEQFDVGRQKDEPSYCRMSVSADDRETLQEILHELHQIGANLTDPVDARVEASPADRVVPVGFYSTTNHPTDVRYQGEWLPVEDIEMDCAIVIEETDDGPRASTKVLNGIEEGDLVVTDEAGIRVKPPERPRDASGPFGFMQGGVSSERPSESLIEEVAEALRETKADGGNVLVVAGPALIHSGGGDALAELVREGYVDMISAGNGFATHDIERGLYGTSLGMDMETMEHPRKGHKHHIYTISEVIRAGGIAEAVEEGLIESGVMYECVKHDVPYVLAGSIRDDGPLPDTITDTIEAQNAIREQAHRADMVLMLSTLLHSVAVGNCLPSTAKTVCVDINPATVTQLLDRGSSQAIGMVTDIGTFVPTLAEKVLEADDDNDDN
- a CDS encoding 30S ribosomal protein S5, which translates into the protein MSSNNNGWEPRTRLGRMVQNGDVTSMDQALETGLPLKEPQLVDQLLPGLDDEVLDINMVQRMTDSGRRVKFRCVVAVGNRDGYLGYAEARDDQVGGAIQKAIEVAKLNIIKVDRGSGSWEDRAGGLNSLSRKAEGKAGSVTVRIIPAPQGLGLAAAETVRNILELAGVQDAWTKSDGNTRTTVNLAKATYNALKNASQSRTPRRAREVRQEVRE
- a CDS encoding uL15m family ribosomal protein; amino-acid sequence: MTSKKRRQRGSRTHSGGTHKNRRGAGHRGGRGRAGRDKHEFHNYEPLGKHGFKRPDVLQDDVAEVKVQKLDEDAALLAADGVAEKDGDTYVIDARDVAEDGWEADVVKVLGGGQVRNELHVVADAFTAGAVELIEEAGGDAELSERAEEAAEAEESADADEDDEE
- a CDS encoding universal stress protein — translated: MATYVIGTNSVHTSAEVCDYLSRRIDAGDVVHVVNSHPGGDDTDSEDVRDGEDALNVVVSRLGDLVDVETHQYIRGNDAADDVLQCADEHDADEIVIGIRKRNPTSKIVFGSTAQDVLLHSNTPMAVVPLETV
- a CDS encoding alpha/beta hydrolase — translated: MSAWRHRGEPPAARGPRRPSHFEYSRVALTFDSEGSNCAGWLYRPDGVESPPVVVMAGELAAERRFGLRPYAERLAEAGYAAFLFDYRHTGDSDGEPRNLVDPDSQIVDWHAALSGLRGRDEIDSRSLVLWGAGLSGGYALRAAAEDGRVAAVAAQNPMLDGKAVTRGRGVKGALAALAAGVRDRLQSRLLGPYRVPVVGDGSSMAVFEDPGVRAAYRDLVPPGSAWRDETPARLFLSLLRYRALPDPDAITCPTLLVSGTRDDLAPADAVAALADELPDATLVELPAGHFDHYDRAFEQTFGHLLSFLRTVR